The proteins below come from a single Prolixibacter sp. NT017 genomic window:
- a CDS encoding aldo/keto reductase yields the protein MSEQRTLGKTGICFPPIIYGTSFLGNLYRELTEDEKMAIMKAWFHESEGPVMIDSAGKYGAGLALEVIGAGLEKLGVHPEKVIISNKLGWYRVSLEGSEPSFERGVWANLRFDAVQKISYKGILKCWKQGNDLLGNRYKSEVVSVHDPDEYLAGASNEQEREERLEDIVEAYQALFELKNKGLVRAVGIGAKDWAVIRELYHRIGFDWVMFANSFTIYDHPAELLRFMDELEQDSVCVINSAVFNAGFLTGGAYFNYRKLNPELQEDRQLFGWRDNFFRICSKHNVKPGDACLKFGISPHAVKAVALNPSKPERIADNRKVLENTLPTDFWEELKKEEIISRNYPYL from the coding sequence ATGAGCGAGCAAAGAACGCTTGGTAAAACAGGCATTTGTTTTCCACCGATCATCTATGGAACCAGTTTTCTGGGAAATCTTTATCGGGAGCTGACGGAGGATGAAAAAATGGCCATTATGAAGGCCTGGTTTCACGAATCTGAAGGTCCTGTAATGATTGACAGTGCCGGTAAATATGGTGCCGGTTTGGCCCTGGAGGTAATTGGTGCCGGTTTGGAAAAACTGGGAGTTCATCCTGAAAAGGTGATAATCAGTAATAAACTGGGGTGGTACCGTGTTTCCCTGGAGGGAAGTGAACCTTCATTTGAAAGGGGAGTTTGGGCGAATCTCCGGTTCGATGCGGTACAGAAAATTAGTTATAAAGGAATTTTAAAGTGCTGGAAACAGGGAAACGATTTATTGGGGAACAGGTACAAAAGTGAGGTGGTTTCGGTGCATGATCCGGATGAGTATCTTGCCGGGGCTTCAAATGAGCAGGAACGAGAGGAGCGTTTGGAAGATATCGTTGAAGCTTATCAAGCTCTGTTTGAGCTGAAGAATAAAGGATTGGTGCGAGCAGTAGGTATTGGTGCCAAAGATTGGGCCGTTATCAGGGAATTATATCACCGTATAGGCTTCGACTGGGTGATGTTTGCCAATTCATTTACAATATATGATCACCCCGCTGAGTTGCTTCGCTTCATGGATGAATTGGAACAAGATAGTGTATGCGTGATAAACTCAGCTGTTTTTAATGCCGGATTCCTGACTGGTGGAGCTTATTTTAATTATCGAAAGCTGAATCCTGAGCTTCAGGAGGACCGTCAGCTGTTTGGTTGGCGCGATAATTTTTTCCGTATCTGCAGTAAGCACAATGTAAAGCCGGGAGATGCCTGCCTGAAATTTGGTATTTCGCCACACGCTGTGAAGGCAGTGGCACTGAATCCGAGTAAACCTGAACGTATCGCAGACAATAGGAAGGTATTGGAAAACACATTGCCAACGGATTTTTGGGAGGAGCTGAAGAAAGAGGAAATAATTAGTAGAAATTATCCATACCTGTAA
- a CDS encoding amidohydrolase — translation MIIDAHHHFWEYDPVEYNWIDDEMSAIRRDFLPVNLQETILETPVEGVVSIQARQSIEETDWLLKLASENEFIKGIVGWLPLRQRNIKDLLEKYSGFSALKGVRHVVQGEPEPEFLMGREFNRGIALLKDYGLAYDVLIFAHQLPAAIRFVKQHPEQLFVLDHIGKPEIKQNKITRWKQDLKELGRCDNVFCKVSGMVTEANYRTWTEEQLQPYLETVLDAFGPGRLLFGSDWPVCLVATEYSKWFDLVLRFFSTLSHDEQELIFGGNAQYVYHL, via the coding sequence ATGATCATTGATGCACATCATCATTTTTGGGAATATGATCCGGTGGAATATAACTGGATTGATGATGAGATGTCCGCTATCCGAAGAGATTTCTTACCGGTAAACCTGCAGGAAACCATATTGGAAACACCGGTTGAGGGAGTTGTTTCAATACAGGCACGACAATCGATTGAGGAAACTGACTGGTTATTGAAACTGGCATCAGAAAACGAATTTATCAAAGGAATTGTTGGGTGGTTGCCGCTTCGCCAAAGGAATATAAAAGATTTGCTCGAAAAGTATTCCGGGTTCTCAGCGTTGAAAGGCGTACGACATGTTGTGCAGGGAGAGCCGGAGCCGGAATTTTTGATGGGCCGTGAATTTAACAGGGGAATTGCCCTGCTAAAAGATTACGGACTTGCTTATGATGTATTGATTTTTGCTCATCAGTTGCCTGCAGCTATCCGCTTTGTAAAACAACATCCCGAACAGCTTTTTGTACTGGATCATATTGGCAAACCGGAAATCAAACAGAACAAAATTACCCGGTGGAAACAAGACCTGAAGGAGCTGGGGCGCTGCGATAATGTATTTTGCAAGGTAAGCGGGATGGTGACAGAAGCCAATTACCGGACCTGGACGGAGGAGCAGCTTCAACCTTATTTGGAAACGGTGTTGGATGCTTTTGGGCCAGGGCGTTTGCTCTTTGGCTCCGACTGGCCAGTGTGTTTGGTCGCAACAGAATATAGTAAGTGGTTTGATTTGGTTTTGCGTTTTTTTTCGACGTTAAGTCATGATGAACAAGAGCTGATTTTCGGCGGGAATGCACAATATGTATATCATCTGTAA
- a CDS encoding zinc-binding alcohol dehydrogenase family protein — protein MKTIEIVEPGLISINEREKPIPGTGEILLKVKYVGFCGSDLSSYLGKNPLVSYPRIPGHEISAVIEELGADVPESFLKGQQVTVVPYTNCGQCMACRQKRFNACKNNETLGVQRDGAMAEYISVPWQKVLSEDALNEKQLALVEPLTVGFHAVDNGMVTDWDTVLVIGCGMIGYGAIVRANLRGATVIAADVDDVKLEKAKSAGANYVINSVRQDLHEELMKITRGNGPSVVVEAVGRSETYQAAIQEVSFAGRVVCIGYASDEIQFKTKLWVQKELKIMGARNASPSDFESVIRFLKSGSLNEINLISDIVKPEEAGTAMQKWTENPGKVMKILVRF, from the coding sequence ATGAAGACAATCGAGATAGTAGAACCGGGATTAATAAGTATTAATGAACGGGAAAAACCCATCCCGGGGACTGGTGAAATACTGTTGAAAGTGAAATATGTTGGTTTCTGCGGTTCCGACCTAAGTTCATATCTTGGGAAAAATCCGCTGGTAAGCTATCCCAGAATACCCGGGCACGAGATTTCGGCTGTTATTGAGGAACTGGGAGCTGATGTTCCCGAAAGTTTTCTGAAAGGACAGCAGGTAACAGTTGTGCCTTATACCAATTGCGGGCAATGTATGGCCTGCCGGCAAAAAAGGTTCAATGCCTGTAAGAACAATGAGACGTTGGGTGTACAGCGCGATGGTGCTATGGCCGAATACATATCGGTACCATGGCAAAAGGTATTGTCGGAAGATGCATTGAATGAAAAACAGCTGGCACTGGTCGAACCTTTAACGGTTGGTTTTCATGCCGTGGATAACGGGATGGTGACCGACTGGGATACGGTGCTGGTTATCGGGTGCGGTATGATTGGTTATGGAGCGATTGTTCGGGCGAACCTTCGTGGAGCAACAGTTATTGCGGCAGATGTGGATGATGTAAAACTGGAAAAAGCCAAATCTGCCGGAGCGAACTATGTGATTAATTCGGTCCGACAGGATCTTCATGAAGAATTGATGAAAATAACCAGAGGTAACGGTCCTTCGGTGGTGGTTGAGGCCGTGGGCAGGTCAGAAACCTATCAGGCAGCCATTCAGGAGGTGAGTTTTGCCGGACGAGTGGTTTGCATCGGCTATGCGAGCGACGAAATTCAGTTTAAAACGAAGCTGTGGGTCCAGAAGGAACTGAAGATAATGGGAGCTAGAAACGCTAGTCCCTCCGACTTTGAATCAGTCATCCGGTTTCTCAAGTCAGGCAGTTTAAATGAAATAAATTTGATTTCCGATATTGTAAAACCGGAGGAGGCGGGAACGGCAATGCAGAAGTGGACCGAGAATCCGGGAAAAGTTATGAAAATACTGGTCCGGTTTTAG
- the fucP gene encoding L-fucose:H+ symporter permease yields the protein MNKSLPVVERKYLFPFVLITSLFALWGFANDITNPMVAAFRTVMEISNARAALVQFAFYGGYATMAIPAALFIQRFSYKKGILMGLGLYAIGALMFYPAARFEMFGFFLLSLYILTFGLAFLETTSNPFILSMGRKETATRRLNLAQAFNPMGSLLGMFVASTYILNSLQSSAKDSTGNLIFNTLGASQKAVIRAHDLMIIRNPYVLLGIVVCVMFVVIALAKIPVTNPEHQIHIRKTTKRLLKNKLYREGVIAQLFYVAAQIMCWTFIIQYADHLGISYSAAEGYNMVAMGVFLGSRFISTFLMKYVNSRKLLTVFALGGIITSAGAIFIQGMGGLYSLIATSAFMSLMFPTIYGIALEKVDPNDTPLGASGLVMAIVGGALLPPLQGAIIDLGQVAGLPAVNFSFILPLFCFIIIALYGWRCQRFNLPSGNA from the coding sequence ATGAATAAGTCTTTACCTGTGGTCGAACGAAAATATCTTTTCCCTTTTGTTTTGATCACCAGTTTGTTTGCCCTGTGGGGATTTGCCAATGATATCACCAATCCGATGGTGGCAGCCTTCCGGACCGTAATGGAGATATCCAATGCCAGGGCAGCGTTGGTACAGTTTGCTTTTTACGGAGGCTATGCTACCATGGCGATTCCCGCGGCTTTATTTATCCAGCGTTTTAGCTACAAGAAGGGAATTTTAATGGGGTTGGGGTTATATGCCATCGGGGCACTGATGTTTTATCCTGCGGCCCGGTTTGAAATGTTTGGATTCTTTTTGCTGTCTCTGTACATTTTGACCTTCGGACTGGCATTTCTGGAAACCACATCCAATCCGTTCATCCTTTCTATGGGCAGGAAAGAAACGGCAACCCGGAGATTGAATCTGGCACAGGCATTCAACCCTATGGGCTCACTTTTAGGCATGTTTGTGGCTTCAACATATATTCTTAATTCATTGCAATCGAGTGCTAAGGACTCGACAGGGAATTTGATCTTTAATACACTGGGAGCTTCACAAAAAGCAGTTATCCGGGCTCACGATCTCATGATTATCAGGAACCCCTATGTTTTGCTTGGGATTGTGGTTTGCGTGATGTTCGTGGTAATAGCATTGGCTAAAATTCCGGTAACCAATCCGGAACATCAAATTCACATCAGAAAAACGACAAAACGTTTATTGAAAAACAAGTTATACAGGGAAGGGGTAATCGCCCAGCTGTTTTATGTGGCGGCCCAAATTATGTGCTGGACTTTCATTATTCAATATGCCGATCATCTGGGTATTTCTTATTCAGCAGCCGAGGGGTATAATATGGTAGCAATGGGTGTTTTTCTGGGTAGCCGCTTTATCAGCACCTTTTTGATGAAATATGTCAATTCCCGGAAATTATTGACCGTATTTGCGCTAGGCGGAATTATTACATCGGCAGGGGCGATTTTTATTCAGGGTATGGGCGGTCTATACAGCCTCATTGCCACATCGGCCTTTATGTCGTTGATGTTTCCCACAATTTATGGAATCGCATTGGAGAAAGTTGATCCGAATGATACGCCTTTGGGCGCATCCGGACTTGTGATGGCGATTGTGGGAGGCGCTTTGCTTCCACCATTGCAGGGAGCTATCATTGATTTGGGACAGGTGGCCGGTTTGCCAGCGGTTAATTTTTCATTTATCCTGCCGCTCTTCTGTTTTATCATTATCGCTTTGTATGGCTGGCGGTGCCAGCGGTTCAACTTGCCATCGGGTAATGCATAG
- a CDS encoding alpha-L-fucosidase — protein MKRRSLIKLLGLSVPGVMLARQSVASGLLNPQSEDEIAGGPFAPDWDSLQRYEVPEWFRDAKFGIWAHWGPQCQPEHGDWYAREMYIEGSRDYKSHLAEYGHPSVKGFKDIIHQWKAADFNPDQLLSFYRENGAQYFMALANHHDNFDNFNSRYQPWNSVNLGPGKDLIGGWEKAARKHGLRFAVSVHASHTWSWYEPAQGADKSGPLAGVPYDGTMTKEDGRGKWWEGLDPQALYAQNHKPGKKLVWDWDPKQGSSLPDKAYQEKFFRRTKQLLDDYKPDMIYFDDDVLPLYEVDKAIGLKLAAHFYNSSLKWNMGNNQAVITGKHLNDIQKRSIVYDIERGKANGILPLPWQTDTCIGSWHYDRAIFENHSYKTASTVIPMLADIVSKNGNLMLSVPLQRGGMPDSDEIQIVKEIGEWLKVNGEAIYATRPWKIYGEGPSTKSSEKGQFDGQSDVQKKPFTAQDIRFTQSKDKSTLYAMVLRFPKDGKVTIRSLSGNSEHWPGQIRSVQMLGISQPLQFTRDTEGLHVTLPGKVPGKIAFALKIRS, from the coding sequence ATGAAACGAAGATCACTGATTAAATTGCTGGGATTATCGGTGCCGGGAGTGATGCTGGCGCGTCAAAGCGTTGCATCCGGCCTGCTTAACCCACAATCGGAAGATGAAATAGCCGGGGGGCCATTTGCACCTGATTGGGATTCCTTGCAACGCTACGAGGTGCCGGAATGGTTTCGCGATGCTAAATTCGGAATATGGGCACATTGGGGACCTCAGTGCCAACCGGAGCATGGCGATTGGTATGCACGTGAAATGTACATTGAAGGAAGCAGGGATTATAAATCGCACCTGGCTGAGTATGGCCATCCTTCGGTGAAAGGTTTCAAAGACATTATTCACCAGTGGAAGGCAGCCGATTTTAATCCGGATCAATTGTTATCCTTTTACAGGGAAAATGGAGCTCAGTACTTTATGGCGCTCGCCAATCACCATGATAACTTCGATAACTTTAATTCCCGGTATCAACCGTGGAACTCGGTGAATTTAGGTCCCGGGAAGGATTTGATCGGGGGCTGGGAAAAGGCAGCCCGGAAACACGGACTTCGTTTTGCTGTCAGTGTTCATGCTTCCCACACCTGGTCGTGGTATGAACCAGCACAGGGAGCTGACAAAAGTGGCCCGTTGGCGGGTGTTCCTTACGACGGGACCATGACCAAAGAAGACGGACGGGGTAAATGGTGGGAAGGCCTCGATCCTCAGGCGCTTTATGCCCAGAATCATAAGCCGGGAAAGAAACTGGTGTGGGACTGGGACCCGAAACAGGGAAGCAGTCTTCCGGATAAAGCGTATCAGGAAAAATTCTTCCGTCGGACCAAACAGTTGCTGGATGATTATAAACCTGACATGATTTATTTCGACGATGATGTGCTTCCGCTGTACGAGGTAGATAAAGCGATAGGACTGAAGCTGGCAGCGCATTTTTACAATTCCAGTTTGAAATGGAATATGGGGAATAACCAGGCGGTCATCACCGGGAAACACCTCAATGATATTCAGAAGCGTTCCATCGTTTACGATATTGAACGAGGAAAGGCGAATGGAATATTGCCCTTACCCTGGCAGACAGATACCTGTATTGGGTCGTGGCATTACGATCGCGCCATTTTTGAGAATCACTCCTATAAAACGGCTTCTACCGTCATCCCCATGTTGGCAGATATCGTCAGTAAAAACGGGAACCTGATGTTGAGTGTGCCTCTGCAACGGGGTGGTATGCCCGATTCGGATGAGATACAAATTGTCAAAGAAATTGGCGAATGGCTGAAAGTAAACGGCGAAGCTATTTATGCCACTCGTCCTTGGAAAATATATGGTGAGGGACCATCTACCAAGTCGTCCGAGAAAGGACAATTTGACGGGCAGAGCGATGTCCAGAAGAAACCGTTTACGGCGCAGGATATCCGCTTTACACAATCTAAAGATAAAAGCACGCTTTATGCGATGGTATTGCGTTTCCCCAAAGACGGAAAGGTTACGATTCGTTCCTTATCGGGAAATTCAGAGCACTGGCCCGGGCAGATTCGCTCCGTTCAGATGTTGGGAATATCACAACCCTTGCAATTTACCCGCGACACAGAGGGCTTACATGTAACCTTGCCGGGAAAAGTTCCGGGTAAGATAGCATTTGCCTTGAAGATTCGTTCGTGA
- a CDS encoding glycoside hydrolase family 97 protein: MRLFKVLALVMVLFCGRGYLYASDILSSPDGKLHVDVACSPVSSGGEAYFSVDYNGQSVFSKVKLGMLTESQDFSGDLKIVSASKPRLHKDDYMMLTGKRSHCVNSANESTYRFQNSKGQTLGVTFRVYNDGIAFRYNLKASGASGNITNEFTEYPVANGKKRWIQKFNGGYEGFYPMSTNGIGNKKQNGTRWNYPALIEPQDSVFVLVTEANIERDHCGSFLDNTTDLNTYRVKLVDKKLPFSGEWTSPWRVLIIGPLNEIVESTLVTDVSDPSVISNTDWVKPGLASWIYWANNHGSKDFKVVKKYIDLAANMKWPYALIDWQWDDMTNGGNVEDAVKYALSKGIKPLLWYNSSTAWMPAGGGPFFRLNEKENRLKEYAWLHKIGVAGIKVDFFPDDNAATMNYYINLLEDAIPYKLLLNFHGCTIPRGWQRTYPNLVSMEAVYGAEWYNNNGVLTNRAAEHNATLPFTRNVIGSMDYTPGTFSNSQHPHITTYGQELALPLLFESGIQHMPDRPSVYYSFAKPVKDFLSNLPTAWDDTKLLAGYPGVDVVIARRKGKVWYVAGINGTNDPKTLSFSLSGLSPLGKRMTIIKDGADDKSFDIRKDVRLNRKNRKMSAECLPRGGFVAVIK; this comes from the coding sequence ATGAGATTATTTAAAGTTTTAGCATTAGTAATGGTTCTCTTTTGCGGACGCGGATATTTATATGCTTCCGATATTTTATCTTCTCCGGATGGTAAACTACATGTTGATGTAGCCTGTTCTCCGGTTAGTAGTGGTGGCGAAGCTTATTTTTCTGTTGACTATAACGGACAAAGTGTTTTTTCTAAAGTAAAATTGGGCATGTTGACTGAGTCGCAGGATTTCTCAGGAGACTTGAAAATAGTATCCGCTTCAAAGCCCAGGTTACACAAGGATGATTATATGATGCTGACTGGCAAAAGAAGTCATTGTGTCAATTCTGCCAACGAAAGCACTTACCGTTTTCAAAATAGTAAAGGGCAGACGCTTGGTGTTACGTTCCGCGTATACAATGACGGCATAGCGTTCCGATATAACCTGAAAGCTTCCGGTGCATCGGGAAATATTACCAATGAGTTTACTGAATATCCTGTTGCCAACGGTAAAAAACGTTGGATACAAAAATTTAACGGCGGCTACGAAGGTTTCTATCCAATGTCGACAAATGGCATTGGGAATAAAAAGCAGAACGGCACCCGATGGAATTATCCGGCTCTTATCGAGCCGCAAGATTCGGTTTTCGTGTTAGTTACCGAAGCGAATATCGAGCGGGACCATTGTGGTTCTTTTCTGGACAACACTACGGATCTGAATACTTACCGGGTGAAATTGGTTGACAAAAAACTGCCCTTTTCCGGCGAATGGACTTCTCCCTGGCGGGTTCTTATTATCGGTCCGCTTAACGAAATCGTAGAGTCAACGTTGGTCACCGACGTGTCTGATCCTTCGGTGATAAGTAACACCGATTGGGTCAAACCAGGACTGGCCTCGTGGATTTACTGGGCAAATAATCACGGCTCAAAGGATTTTAAGGTTGTGAAAAAGTATATCGATTTGGCAGCTAACATGAAGTGGCCTTACGCTTTAATCGATTGGCAATGGGATGATATGACCAATGGGGGAAATGTAGAAGATGCAGTAAAGTATGCCTTAAGTAAAGGCATCAAACCCTTGTTATGGTATAATTCCAGTACGGCCTGGATGCCCGCTGGTGGGGGACCGTTTTTCCGGCTAAATGAAAAAGAAAACCGGTTGAAAGAATACGCGTGGTTGCACAAAATCGGAGTGGCCGGTATCAAAGTCGATTTTTTCCCGGACGATAACGCCGCTACGATGAATTACTACATTAATCTGTTAGAAGATGCTATTCCATATAAATTACTGCTCAATTTTCATGGATGTACCATTCCCCGGGGCTGGCAGCGTACCTATCCAAATCTGGTGAGCATGGAAGCCGTGTACGGTGCCGAATGGTATAACAATAACGGTGTCCTGACCAACCGGGCTGCTGAACACAATGCTACATTGCCCTTTACCCGAAATGTTATCGGATCGATGGATTATACTCCCGGTACTTTCTCTAATTCACAACATCCGCACATTACTACTTATGGGCAGGAACTGGCGCTTCCTCTTCTTTTTGAATCCGGGATACAGCATATGCCGGACAGGCCTTCGGTTTACTATTCATTTGCAAAGCCAGTCAAAGACTTTCTTTCCAACCTTCCAACTGCATGGGATGATACAAAACTGTTGGCCGGGTATCCGGGTGTTGACGTGGTTATTGCACGCAGAAAAGGAAAGGTTTGGTATGTGGCTGGCATCAACGGTACAAACGATCCGAAAACACTTTCGTTTTCGCTAAGCGGGCTTTCTCCTTTGGGTAAGCGAATGACCATCATTAAAGATGGTGCCGATGACAAAAGTTTTGATATTCGTAAGGATGTTCGTCTTAACAGGAAGAACCGGAAAATGAGCGCGGAGTGTCTTCCGCGAGGAGGATTTGTTGCAGTGATAAAATAA
- a CDS encoding carboxylesterase/lipase family protein, with protein sequence MHTKRSFLTITLLFLAVGVFAQLTGQHPRVTTQNGVLEGVNESGVDVFKGIPFAAPPVGKWRWREPQPAKNWEGIRKADHFGPNPMQLPVFGDMNFGTDSMSEDCLYLNVWTPSKTGKEGLPVLVYFYGGGLIAGAGSEPRYGGERMARRGMITITANYRLGIFGFFSYPGLTKESPNHASGNYGFLDQVAALKWVKENIKAFGGDPNRITIAGESAGSISVSALMCSPLSRNLFEQAIGSSGSLMGALSPEPLKEAEKAGEAYAEKEGYQSLADLRAIPAKKLLHMKAPRFATVIDGYFLPEQPVKIFSEGKQAHVPLLVGWNSEEMAPGFLLRGKKPTLENLKEALKGRFGDQTDEVLQKYHITDDASVMGQGGIDLASDLFIAFSTWKWSEMQAKTGGEQVYRYHFCHPRPEMVAAMAGKTAGLAGGVQDNKDKSAPKPPRATGAVHSADIEYAMGNLPTNRVYDWQPGDYIVSDIFQMYYANFVKTGNPNGLGVPEWEAVNNQPVAPVMQINVDTYQKKDPELEARYRFMDKLFFPKEQ encoded by the coding sequence ATGCATACCAAAAGAAGTTTTCTAACCATCACACTACTCTTCCTGGCTGTCGGCGTTTTTGCCCAGTTAACCGGCCAGCATCCCCGCGTGACGACTCAAAACGGGGTATTGGAAGGTGTCAACGAGTCGGGTGTCGACGTTTTTAAAGGAATTCCATTTGCTGCTCCACCGGTAGGAAAATGGCGCTGGAGGGAACCTCAGCCGGCGAAAAACTGGGAGGGGATTCGCAAAGCGGACCATTTCGGCCCCAATCCTATGCAATTGCCGGTGTTTGGTGATATGAATTTTGGCACCGATTCGATGAGCGAGGATTGCCTCTATCTGAATGTCTGGACGCCTTCCAAAACCGGGAAAGAAGGTCTTCCCGTGCTGGTTTATTTTTATGGCGGCGGACTGATTGCCGGTGCCGGCAGTGAGCCCCGTTACGGTGGCGAACGGATGGCCCGGCGGGGTATGATTACCATTACCGCCAATTACCGGCTCGGCATCTTCGGGTTCTTCTCCTATCCCGGACTGACGAAGGAGTCGCCCAATCACGCATCGGGGAACTACGGATTCCTCGACCAGGTGGCCGCGTTGAAGTGGGTGAAAGAAAATATCAAGGCATTTGGCGGCGATCCCAATCGCATTACCATTGCCGGTGAATCGGCCGGCTCGATTTCGGTGAGCGCGCTGATGTGCTCCCCGCTGTCGAGAAACCTGTTCGAGCAGGCGATTGGTTCCAGTGGCTCACTCATGGGAGCCCTGTCGCCCGAACCCTTAAAGGAGGCGGAGAAAGCCGGCGAAGCGTATGCTGAAAAGGAGGGATACCAGTCGCTGGCCGACCTGAGGGCTATCCCGGCTAAGAAATTGCTGCACATGAAAGCGCCCCGCTTTGCCACCGTCATCGACGGCTATTTCCTGCCCGAACAACCGGTGAAAATCTTTTCGGAAGGGAAACAAGCTCATGTCCCGTTGTTGGTGGGCTGGAACTCCGAGGAGATGGCGCCGGGCTTTTTGCTGCGTGGGAAAAAGCCGACACTGGAAAATCTGAAAGAAGCGCTCAAAGGACGGTTTGGCGATCAAACCGACGAAGTGCTGCAGAAGTATCATATTACCGACGACGCCTCTGTGATGGGGCAGGGAGGCATCGATTTGGCTTCCGACCTGTTCATTGCATTCAGTACCTGGAAATGGAGTGAGATGCAGGCCAAAACCGGCGGCGAACAGGTGTACCGTTACCACTTCTGTCATCCCCGGCCCGAAATGGTAGCCGCGATGGCGGGCAAAACAGCCGGACTGGCCGGCGGTGTCCAGGATAACAAAGACAAGAGCGCTCCCAAACCACCGAGAGCCACCGGAGCGGTGCATTCGGCCGATATCGAATACGCGATGGGGAACCTGCCCACCAACCGGGTGTACGATTGGCAGCCGGGCGACTACATCGTTTCGGATATTTTCCAGATGTATTACGCCAATTTCGTGAAAACCGGTAACCCGAACGGCCTGGGTGTCCCCGAATGGGAAGCAGTGAATAACCAGCCCGTGGCCCCGGTCATGCAGATCAATGTGGATACCTATCAGAAGAAAGACCCGGAGCTGGAAGCCCGCTACCGGTTCATGGATAAGCTGTTCTTCCCCAAAGAACAATAA
- the nth gene encoding endonuclease III — protein sequence MEINWTQELEPLFQQYGKRQHPLDYKNRYQLVVMVVLSAQDSDKHINEVAPGFFEAYPDMEALSRAEPADLQQHIGSVRNFGNKSKWLIKMAGMVGADENIPRTLDELVKLPGIGRKSANVIIRESGDSAEGIIVDLHVVRVAPRLGIAMQEEKPKPEKIEKQLMAAIPQERWNEAGMSISFLGREICRPSNPRCEQCVMNSVCRYYREARR from the coding sequence ATGGAAATAAATTGGACACAGGAATTAGAACCGCTATTTCAGCAATACGGAAAACGTCAGCACCCTTTGGATTATAAGAACCGCTACCAACTGGTGGTGATGGTTGTTTTATCTGCTCAGGATTCGGACAAACACATCAACGAGGTGGCGCCCGGATTCTTTGAGGCCTACCCGGATATGGAGGCGCTTTCGAGGGCTGAGCCAGCCGATTTACAACAACACATTGGCTCGGTCCGGAATTTTGGCAACAAATCGAAGTGGCTCATCAAAATGGCCGGAATGGTTGGAGCGGATGAAAATATTCCCCGAACCCTGGACGAGTTGGTCAAGCTACCGGGTATCGGAAGAAAATCGGCCAATGTAATTATCCGGGAATCGGGAGATTCGGCTGAGGGCATTATCGTCGATTTACATGTGGTACGCGTGGCTCCGCGGTTAGGGATTGCTATGCAGGAAGAAAAGCCTAAGCCGGAAAAGATTGAGAAGCAATTGATGGCAGCCATCCCGCAGGAGCGGTGGAATGAAGCAGGTATGTCGATCTCTTTCCTCGGACGTGAGATTTGCCGTCCGAGCAATCCCAGGTGCGAGCAGTGTGTCATGAATTCCGTTTGCCGGTATTACAGAGAAGCGAGACGGTAA